The following coding sequences are from one Rathayibacter sp. VKM Ac-2760 window:
- a CDS encoding glycoside hydrolase family 43 protein, which yields MSGPVPSGIVGAPFPNPLIPGFNPDPSVVLVDGVYYIVTSTFEYLPGIPVYRSTDFETWERVGNVATRAEQIGVEEVPTGLGVWAPTIRHHDGLFHVIVSVPAGVGTVVFTAADPAGEWSDGTVLRDADGGPLQGIDPDLAWDEDGTAFVTYSGLILSGEEAGAHLGIQQVRVDLASGLIHEEPRSLWSGTGGGFPEAPHLYRRGEKWYLLIAEGGTERGHGVSIARGDSPVGPFETAPGNPFLTARGTTRPVQNTGHGDLVEGPDGSTLLVMLGVRPRGATRAFAALGRETFVTRVTWVDGWPQAEPVALAPRGPLRDDVDFSGPLDAGWIGVRRLPSALASVEGGRLTLPGEGRTLRHPQPTFVGRRQLTQSMRASVVVDVSGGSGGLAVRYDESTFYAVEAESTGSGTRITARAVIPSFEQEWTEELPEGPVTLVIESERDGGVGFGPGQMTSDFVVLRAEAGGVSRTLARVDGRYLSAETATSFTGRVLGLYATTGTPVFTDYRFAGTDD from the coding sequence GTGAGCGGCCCGGTCCCGAGCGGCATCGTGGGAGCGCCCTTCCCCAACCCGCTGATTCCCGGCTTCAACCCCGACCCGAGCGTGGTCCTGGTCGACGGCGTGTACTACATCGTCACCTCGACGTTCGAGTACCTCCCCGGCATCCCCGTCTACCGCAGCACCGACTTCGAGACCTGGGAGCGCGTCGGCAACGTCGCGACCCGCGCCGAGCAGATCGGTGTGGAGGAGGTGCCCACCGGCCTCGGCGTCTGGGCGCCGACCATCCGGCACCACGACGGGCTCTTCCACGTCATCGTCTCGGTCCCCGCGGGCGTCGGCACCGTCGTCTTCACCGCGGCCGACCCGGCCGGCGAGTGGAGCGACGGCACCGTGCTGAGGGACGCCGACGGCGGACCGCTCCAGGGGATCGACCCGGACCTCGCCTGGGACGAGGACGGCACCGCGTTCGTCACCTACTCCGGCCTGATCCTGAGCGGCGAGGAGGCCGGTGCGCACCTCGGCATCCAGCAGGTGCGGGTCGACCTCGCGAGCGGCCTGATCCACGAGGAGCCGCGCTCGCTCTGGTCCGGCACCGGCGGCGGCTTCCCCGAGGCGCCGCACCTGTACCGGCGTGGCGAGAAGTGGTACCTCCTCATCGCCGAGGGTGGCACGGAGCGCGGCCACGGCGTCTCGATCGCCCGCGGCGACTCCCCGGTCGGCCCGTTCGAGACCGCACCCGGCAACCCGTTCCTCACCGCGCGCGGCACCACCCGCCCGGTGCAGAACACCGGCCACGGCGACCTGGTGGAGGGCCCGGACGGCTCGACCCTTCTGGTCATGCTCGGCGTGCGCCCGCGCGGCGCGACCCGCGCCTTCGCCGCGCTCGGCCGCGAGACCTTCGTCACCCGCGTCACCTGGGTGGACGGCTGGCCGCAGGCCGAGCCCGTCGCCCTCGCACCACGCGGCCCGCTGCGCGACGACGTCGACTTCTCCGGGCCGCTCGACGCGGGCTGGATCGGCGTGCGCCGCCTGCCGAGCGCGCTCGCGAGCGTCGAGGGCGGCCGGCTGACGCTCCCGGGGGAGGGGCGCACCCTGCGCCACCCGCAGCCCACCTTCGTCGGCCGCCGCCAGCTCACCCAGTCGATGCGGGCCTCGGTCGTCGTCGACGTCTCCGGCGGCTCGGGCGGACTCGCCGTCCGCTACGACGAGTCGACGTTCTACGCCGTCGAGGCGGAGTCGACCGGCTCGGGCACGCGGATCACCGCGCGCGCCGTCATCCCCTCGTTCGAGCAGGAGTGGACGGAGGAGCTGCCCGAGGGCCCGGTCACGCTGGTGATCGAGTCCGAGCGCGACGGCGGCGTCGGCTTCGGCCCAGGCCAGATGACGAGCGACTTCGTCGTGCTTCGGGCGGAGGCGGGCGGCGTCTCGCGCACCCTCGCCCGCGTCGACGGCCGCTACCTCTCGGCCGAGACCGCGACGTCGTTCACGGGCCGCGTCCTCGGCCTGTACGCGACCACGGGCACGCCGGTCTTCACCGACTACCGCTTCGCCGGCACCGACGACTGA
- a CDS encoding SRPBCC family protein, with protein MSQIIETVDVNVPVSVAYNQWTQFEEFPKFLDEVESIQQVTDVLTVWKVKVGPVEREFEANITEQHPDERVAWNSTGGETDHAGVVTFHKLSDTETRVTVQLDWEPKGFFETVGSLVGAGSHAVKKDLKNFKEYIESKGSPDGAWRGDVEA; from the coding sequence GTGTCGCAGATCATCGAGACCGTCGACGTCAACGTCCCCGTGTCCGTCGCGTACAACCAGTGGACCCAGTTCGAGGAGTTCCCCAAGTTCCTCGACGAGGTGGAGTCCATCCAGCAGGTCACCGACGTCCTCACCGTCTGGAAGGTGAAGGTCGGCCCGGTCGAGCGCGAGTTCGAGGCCAACATCACCGAGCAGCACCCCGACGAGCGCGTCGCGTGGAACAGCACCGGCGGCGAGACCGACCACGCCGGCGTCGTCACCTTCCACAAGCTCTCGGACACCGAGACCCGCGTCACCGTGCAGCTCGACTGGGAGCCGAAGGGCTTCTTCGAGACCGTCGGCTCGCTCGTCGGCGCCGGCAGCCACGCGGTCAAGAAGGACCTGAAGAACTTCAAGGAGTACATCGAGTCCAAGGGCTCGCCGGACGGCGCCTGGCGCGGCGACGTCGAGGCCTGA
- a CDS encoding NADH:flavin oxidoreductase/NADH oxidase, translating into MTDTLPALFQPLTLRSRTARNRVWAAPMCQYSVEAQDGVPTPWHLVHLGSLARGGSGVVIVEATGVVPEGRISPWDTGLWNDAQQAAWAPIVDFVHGQGALAGIQLAHAGRKASTYREWSGRGSVPVDEGGWETVAPSAVAFEGYAVPRALDAEELPGLVEAFRASARRAVDAGFDVIELHAAHGYLLHQFLSPLSNHREDAYGGSLENRARLLLEVVRAVRAEIGELPLLVRFSATDWAEGGWTLEETIRVAEWARDEGVDLFDVSTGGLVKGTDIPVAPLYQVPFAREVGRATGAPVGAVGLITTAEQAEGVVAGGDADVVLLARELLRDPHAPSRMARELAAPLGLVPPQYARAWR; encoded by the coding sequence ATGACCGACACGCTCCCCGCCCTCTTCCAGCCGCTGACCCTCCGCTCCCGCACCGCGCGCAACCGCGTCTGGGCCGCGCCGATGTGCCAGTACTCGGTCGAGGCGCAGGACGGCGTGCCCACGCCGTGGCACCTCGTGCACCTCGGCTCACTCGCGCGCGGCGGCTCGGGAGTCGTGATCGTCGAGGCGACCGGCGTCGTCCCCGAGGGGCGGATCAGCCCCTGGGACACCGGCCTCTGGAACGACGCGCAGCAGGCGGCCTGGGCGCCGATCGTCGACTTCGTGCACGGCCAGGGCGCGCTCGCCGGCATCCAGCTCGCGCACGCCGGCCGCAAGGCGTCCACCTACCGCGAGTGGAGCGGGCGCGGCTCCGTGCCCGTCGACGAGGGCGGCTGGGAGACGGTCGCCCCGTCCGCCGTCGCCTTCGAGGGCTACGCGGTCCCGCGCGCGCTCGACGCCGAGGAGCTGCCCGGGCTCGTCGAGGCGTTCCGCGCCTCCGCCCGCCGCGCGGTCGACGCGGGCTTCGACGTGATCGAGCTGCACGCGGCGCACGGCTACCTGCTGCACCAGTTCCTCTCGCCGCTCTCCAACCACCGCGAGGACGCCTACGGCGGATCGCTGGAGAACCGCGCGCGGCTCCTGCTCGAGGTCGTCCGCGCGGTGCGCGCCGAGATCGGCGAGCTGCCGCTGCTGGTGCGCTTCTCCGCCACCGACTGGGCCGAGGGCGGCTGGACGCTCGAGGAGACGATCCGAGTCGCGGAGTGGGCGCGCGACGAGGGCGTCGACCTCTTCGACGTCTCGACCGGCGGGCTCGTGAAGGGGACCGACATTCCGGTGGCGCCGCTCTACCAGGTGCCGTTCGCGCGCGAGGTCGGTCGGGCGACGGGGGCGCCCGTCGGCGCGGTCGGGCTGATCACGACCGCCGAGCAGGCCGAGGGAGTGGTGGCCGGCGGCGACGCGGACGTGGTGCTGCTGGCGCGCGAGCTGCTGCGCGACCCGCACGCGCCGTCGCGGATGGCGCGCGAGCTCGCGGCTCCGCTGGGGCTGGTGCCGCCGCAGTACGCACGAGCCTGGCGCTGA
- a CDS encoding aldo/keto reductase, giving the protein MTSQPSAPRPFGPSGASVTRLTLGTSWNPDRVGALDTVPALERVLDSGAGRPVSVIDTSNEYALGHSERLIGEALRARGGAPEGITVVTKLDRDPETGSFSAERMRRSLDESRERLGMDVLPLLYLHDPERISYDEAFADDGPVRALVAMKEAGVALSIGISGGPAPMLRHYVDTGLFDAVITHNRFTLVDRSSEELIDASVACGVVVVNAAVYGGGALARWPEPVRSYAYAPAPREIVDAVAAMGEACERAGVPLAAAALQFSTRDPRVTTTVVGATTAEHYDAFVADDALDIPDALFDELESLAPPSSVWQDAPGTSWPR; this is encoded by the coding sequence ATGACCTCCCAGCCCTCCGCGCCCCGCCCCTTCGGCCCCTCCGGCGCCTCGGTGACCCGGCTCACCCTCGGCACCTCCTGGAACCCCGACCGCGTCGGCGCGCTCGACACGGTGCCCGCGCTCGAGCGCGTGCTCGACTCCGGCGCCGGCCGCCCCGTCTCGGTGATCGACACCTCGAACGAGTACGCGCTCGGCCACAGCGAGCGCCTGATCGGCGAGGCGCTGCGGGCCCGCGGCGGCGCTCCGGAGGGGATCACGGTCGTCACGAAGCTCGACCGCGACCCCGAGACGGGCAGCTTCTCGGCCGAGCGGATGCGCCGCAGCCTCGACGAGAGCCGCGAGCGCCTCGGCATGGACGTGCTGCCGCTGCTCTACCTGCACGACCCGGAGCGGATCTCCTACGACGAGGCCTTCGCCGATGACGGCCCCGTGCGCGCGCTGGTCGCGATGAAGGAGGCGGGCGTCGCCCTGTCGATCGGCATCTCGGGCGGGCCGGCGCCGATGCTGCGGCACTACGTCGACACCGGGCTCTTCGACGCGGTCATCACGCACAACCGGTTCACGCTGGTCGACCGCTCCTCCGAGGAGCTGATCGACGCCTCGGTCGCGTGCGGCGTCGTCGTCGTCAACGCGGCGGTCTACGGCGGCGGGGCGCTCGCGCGCTGGCCGGAGCCGGTCCGCTCCTACGCGTACGCGCCCGCGCCGCGGGAGATCGTCGACGCGGTCGCCGCGATGGGCGAGGCGTGCGAGCGGGCCGGGGTGCCGCTCGCGGCCGCGGCCCTGCAGTTCTCCACCCGCGACCCGCGCGTGACGACGACGGTCGTCGGCGCGACGACGGCCGAGCACTACGACGCCTTCGTCGCGGACGACGCGCTCGACATCCCCGACGCGCTGTTCGACGAGCTCGAGTCGCTCGCGCCGCCGAGCTCGGTCTGGCAGGACGCGCCGGGGACGAGCTGGCCGCGCTGA
- a CDS encoding TRAP transporter large permease subunit, whose protein sequence is MGLAVWALIAYIAIIVIWSVALRRGIGEAMVVGFVTVCAFGGADFLRLLLVGLQAAFDQEIVFAALAFTFIGFLLASTGVIDRQVDLLNSLLGRLRGGAGYVATVGSALFGAVAHSGSANAATMGSVAIPWMKRSNWPPHVAATLIAGNAGNGTVIPPSASFFILIGTATVAPYVSIDQLLLAMFAAAAWCILWRLIVVFYFVRKYKIGRVAAEDILPFVKSFKRGWTSLLVFLGIVIPVAVTLGPTGEALTGVLGEEVMDSISIIVWIPVLLGLFAAALGWRGLPKSGREWYGFVAKTAPRYRDIGATLVFAFAGGAVLTELGLAEQLSSVLNGLNASPVVMSIIVAVMVVLVAGPLSSTATIATIGGIGFSVLVASGVDPILAACVVLVAASTEGASPPGAAAIYIATGIAQVNPVKTFVPLIVLYVLPILLIAALIGPGWLPVPH, encoded by the coding sequence ATGGGGTTAGCCGTCTGGGCCCTCATCGCGTACATCGCGATCATCGTGATCTGGAGCGTCGCCCTCCGACGCGGCATCGGCGAGGCGATGGTGGTCGGCTTCGTGACCGTCTGCGCCTTCGGCGGGGCCGACTTCCTCCGCCTGCTGCTGGTGGGCCTGCAGGCCGCGTTCGATCAGGAGATCGTCTTCGCGGCGCTCGCCTTCACCTTCATCGGCTTCCTGCTCGCCTCGACGGGAGTCATCGACCGCCAGGTCGACCTGCTCAACTCGCTGCTCGGCCGCCTGCGCGGCGGGGCCGGCTACGTCGCCACCGTCGGCTCGGCGCTCTTCGGCGCCGTCGCCCACTCCGGCTCCGCGAACGCCGCGACGATGGGCTCGGTCGCCATCCCGTGGATGAAGCGCTCGAACTGGCCGCCGCACGTCGCCGCGACGCTGATCGCCGGCAATGCGGGCAACGGCACGGTCATCCCGCCGAGCGCCTCGTTCTTCATCCTGATCGGGACCGCCACGGTCGCGCCGTACGTCTCGATCGACCAGCTGCTGCTGGCGATGTTCGCCGCGGCCGCCTGGTGCATCCTCTGGCGCCTGATCGTCGTCTTCTACTTCGTCCGCAAGTACAAGATCGGCCGGGTCGCCGCGGAGGACATCCTCCCGTTCGTGAAGTCCTTCAAGCGGGGCTGGACCTCGCTGCTCGTCTTCCTCGGCATCGTCATCCCCGTCGCGGTGACCCTCGGCCCCACCGGCGAGGCGCTCACCGGCGTGCTCGGCGAGGAGGTGATGGACTCGATCAGCATCATCGTCTGGATCCCGGTGCTGCTCGGCCTGTTCGCCGCCGCGCTCGGCTGGCGCGGTCTGCCGAAGTCGGGCCGCGAGTGGTACGGCTTCGTCGCCAAGACCGCGCCGCGCTACCGCGACATCGGCGCGACCCTCGTCTTCGCCTTCGCCGGCGGAGCCGTGCTCACCGAGCTCGGGCTCGCCGAGCAGCTCTCCAGCGTGCTCAACGGCCTGAACGCCTCGCCGGTGGTGATGTCGATCATCGTCGCGGTGATGGTGGTGCTCGTGGCCGGCCCGCTGAGCTCGACGGCGACCATCGCGACGATCGGCGGCATCGGTTTCAGCGTCCTCGTCGCCTCGGGCGTCGACCCGATCCTCGCCGCCTGCGTCGTGCTCGTGGCCGCCTCGACCGAGGGCGCCTCGCCCCCCGGCGCCGCCGCGATCTACATCGCGACCGGCATCGCGCAGGTCAACCCGGTGAAGACCTTCGTGCCGCTGATCGTGCTCTACGTCCTTCCGATCCTGCTCATCGCGGCCCTGATCGGGCCGGGATGGCTCCCGGTCCCGCACTGA
- a CDS encoding methyltransferase: MPETSKTQLPIAPSLLERFAALPVANVGDSMDRLGVVDADIHPVWRGARLAGPAYTVEVAGGDNAGIHEAIRRLQPGDVLVVNGHGVRDRALVGELIGERLRKAGCIGIVIDGALRDVDDLEEMGFPAFARAVSPAGPYKNGPFRLGVPVAIGSVVVSPGDLVLGDSDGLAVVPRAEAEAVLERSEAKHAQETATRASILAG, translated from the coding sequence ATGCCAGAGACCTCGAAGACACAGCTCCCGATCGCGCCGAGCCTGCTCGAGCGCTTCGCCGCCCTCCCCGTCGCCAACGTGGGCGACTCGATGGACCGCCTGGGCGTCGTCGACGCCGACATCCACCCCGTCTGGCGGGGCGCCAGGCTCGCCGGCCCCGCGTACACCGTCGAGGTCGCGGGCGGCGACAACGCCGGCATCCACGAGGCGATCCGCCGCCTGCAGCCCGGCGACGTGCTCGTCGTCAACGGCCACGGCGTGCGCGACCGCGCCCTCGTCGGCGAGCTGATCGGCGAGCGGCTGCGCAAGGCCGGCTGCATCGGCATCGTGATCGACGGCGCGCTGCGCGACGTCGACGACCTGGAGGAGATGGGCTTCCCCGCCTTCGCCCGCGCCGTCAGCCCCGCCGGGCCCTACAAGAACGGCCCGTTCCGCCTCGGCGTGCCCGTCGCGATCGGCTCCGTCGTCGTCTCGCCGGGCGATCTCGTGCTCGGCGACTCCGACGGTCTCGCCGTCGTGCCGCGGGCCGAGGCCGAGGCCGTGCTGGAGCGCTCGGAGGCGAAGCACGCGCAGGAGACGGCCACCCGCGCCTCGATCCTGGCCGGCTGA
- a CDS encoding IclR family transcriptional regulator, translated as MATPSDATPPDSSTATVRSVDRALDLLELLERADGPLRLVELSRGTGLQNATVLRIVGSLQQRGLITGEGGEYRLGPAVLGMANGYLASDPLSSRARPVLQQLADSTRLTASLYVRIGRSRILSVRVDGENPLRYQLPIGRRLPLNVGAGKNILAAFPADELEQELDRVGDTTTAAGRPITRDELREQLATVRRNGFHISVDERETGVAAVSVPVHDRTGSVIAALSASGPVETTTPARLEARVPELRRAAAAVER; from the coding sequence ATGGCCACCCCCTCGGACGCGACCCCACCCGACTCGAGCACCGCGACCGTCCGCAGCGTGGACCGGGCGCTCGATCTGCTGGAGCTGCTCGAACGGGCCGACGGGCCGCTCCGCCTGGTCGAGCTCAGCCGGGGGACCGGGCTGCAGAACGCGACGGTCCTGCGGATCGTCGGCTCGCTGCAGCAGCGCGGCCTGATCACCGGGGAGGGCGGGGAGTACCGGCTCGGCCCGGCCGTCCTCGGCATGGCGAACGGCTACCTGGCCTCGGATCCGCTCAGCAGCCGGGCCCGCCCCGTGCTGCAGCAGCTGGCCGACAGCACCCGCCTCACCGCGTCGCTCTACGTGCGGATCGGCCGCTCCCGCATCCTCTCGGTCCGGGTCGACGGTGAGAACCCGCTCCGCTACCAGCTGCCGATCGGCCGCCGCCTCCCGCTGAACGTGGGGGCGGGCAAGAACATCCTCGCCGCGTTCCCCGCGGACGAGCTCGAGCAGGAGCTCGACCGCGTCGGCGACACCACCACCGCCGCGGGGCGGCCGATCACCCGCGACGAGCTGCGCGAGCAGCTCGCGACTGTGCGGCGCAACGGCTTCCACATCTCGGTCGACGAGCGGGAGACGGGAGTCGCCGCGGTGAGCGTCCCCGTGCACGACAGGACCGGCTCGGTCATCGCCGCCCTCTCGGCGTCGGGACCGGTCGAGACCACCACCCCCGCCCGACTCGAGGCGCGGGTGCCCGAACTCCGCCGAGCGGCAGCCGCCGTCGAGCGGTAG
- a CDS encoding DUF1932 domain-containing protein, protein MRTAFIGLGEAGALYAAASAAHGDTVTGYDPAAPGTPEGVERSASLAEAVADADLVVLLTAASLSEHLAGEAAPHLKPGAVYADFTTASPGTMAAVERIIDAAGARFADVAILGPVPAKGARTETIVSGSAAADVERYLTALGADVERIDGPAGVATSRKLLRSVLMKSLAAVVVEAVTAGRAAGCEDWVREQIAQQLSGDVEAKIERYESGTRKHAVRRGHEMEAVVEYLTSLDVPSEMSEASTRSLRRLAEEEAARRPN, encoded by the coding sequence ATGAGAACAGCCTTCATCGGACTCGGCGAAGCCGGAGCCCTCTACGCCGCAGCCTCGGCCGCGCACGGCGACACCGTCACCGGGTACGACCCCGCGGCTCCCGGCACGCCCGAGGGCGTCGAGCGCTCGGCGAGCCTGGCCGAGGCGGTCGCGGACGCGGACCTGGTCGTGCTGCTGACCGCCGCCTCGCTCAGCGAGCACCTCGCCGGCGAGGCCGCCCCGCACCTCAAGCCCGGCGCCGTCTACGCCGACTTCACCACCGCCTCGCCCGGCACCATGGCGGCGGTCGAGCGGATCATCGACGCCGCGGGGGCCCGCTTCGCCGACGTCGCGATCCTCGGGCCGGTCCCCGCCAAGGGCGCCCGCACCGAGACCATCGTCAGCGGCTCCGCGGCGGCCGACGTCGAGCGGTACCTCACCGCGCTCGGCGCCGACGTCGAGCGGATCGACGGACCGGCCGGCGTCGCGACCTCGCGCAAGCTCCTGCGCAGCGTCCTGATGAAGAGCCTCGCCGCGGTCGTCGTCGAGGCGGTCACCGCCGGTCGCGCCGCCGGCTGCGAGGACTGGGTGCGCGAGCAGATCGCGCAGCAGCTCTCGGGCGACGTCGAGGCGAAGATCGAGCGCTACGAGTCCGGCACGCGCAAGCACGCCGTGCGGCGCGGCCACGAGATGGAGGCGGTGGTCGAGTACCTGACGAGCCTCGACGTGCCCTCGGAGATGTCCGAGGCGTCGACCCGCTCGCTCCGCCGGCTCGCCGAGGAGGAGGCCGCGCGGCGCCCGAACTAG
- a CDS encoding alanine racemase: MTDFSARSAALDSLPTPSLVLDEAVLDANLAAVAASARERRLALRPHAKTHKSIEIARRQLASGAVGLTVATVSEAEVFAAGGVRDLFIAYPLWLDGERAERLRALLRSARIRVGIDSAESAERIAAALPDRSALDVVVEINSGHHRSGVLPAEAGAVAAAARDAGLDVAGVFTFPGHSYAPEGRAAAARDEAEALAAAVATLASTGIAARVVSGGSTPSAAFADAGVLTELRPGVSALGDAQQWELGTTGVDAIAVTVLATIVSRRGDHLIADAGSKVLSSDRGAASTGFGRLPEHPEARVTVLSEHHATITGVDLPVGTRVRIAPNHVCVAVNLADEYRVLLADGGTATWPVDARGRNT; this comes from the coding sequence GTGACCGACTTCTCCGCGCGCTCCGCCGCGCTCGACTCCCTTCCGACGCCGTCGCTCGTCCTCGACGAGGCCGTGCTCGACGCGAACCTCGCGGCGGTCGCGGCGTCGGCGCGCGAGCGCCGGCTGGCGCTGCGCCCGCACGCGAAGACGCACAAGTCGATCGAGATCGCGCGGCGGCAGCTCGCGTCCGGCGCGGTCGGCCTCACCGTCGCGACGGTGTCCGAGGCGGAGGTCTTCGCGGCGGGGGGAGTGCGCGACCTCTTCATCGCGTACCCGCTCTGGCTCGACGGCGAGCGGGCGGAGCGGCTGCGCGCGCTGCTCCGGTCCGCGCGGATCCGGGTGGGGATCGACTCCGCGGAGTCGGCCGAGCGGATCGCCGCCGCGCTCCCCGATCGCTCGGCGCTCGACGTCGTGGTCGAGATCAACTCCGGCCACCACCGCAGCGGCGTCCTGCCCGCCGAGGCCGGCGCGGTCGCGGCCGCCGCGCGCGACGCCGGGCTCGACGTCGCCGGAGTCTTCACCTTCCCCGGCCACAGCTACGCGCCCGAGGGTCGCGCCGCGGCGGCCCGCGACGAGGCGGAGGCGCTCGCCGCGGCCGTCGCGACTCTCGCGAGCACGGGCATCGCGGCGCGCGTGGTGAGCGGCGGATCGACGCCCTCGGCCGCCTTCGCCGACGCGGGAGTGCTCACCGAGCTGCGCCCCGGCGTCTCCGCGCTCGGCGACGCGCAGCAGTGGGAGCTCGGCACGACCGGGGTCGACGCGATCGCCGTCACCGTGCTGGCCACGATCGTCTCGCGCCGCGGCGACCACCTCATCGCCGACGCCGGCAGCAAGGTGCTCTCCTCCGACCGCGGCGCCGCGTCGACCGGCTTCGGCCGGCTGCCCGAGCACCCGGAGGCGCGCGTCACCGTCCTCTCGGAGCACCACGCCACGATCACCGGCGTCGACCTGCCGGTCGGCACCCGCGTGCGGATCGCCCCCAACCACGTCTGCGTCGCCGTGAACCTCGCCGACGAGTACCGCGTGCTGCTCGCGGACGGCGGCACCGCCACCTGGCCCGTCGACGCCCGCGGCCGCAACACCTGA
- a CDS encoding HNH endonuclease signature motif containing protein, with amino-acid sequence MTQNGSDDTAPAGVRGHGDRAAAFARAVAPLRLAEAHELYAGYREALADPDAYARGSSRSETRDLVERSIRAELAVAEGLPEQLIARRLETAQLLVEHLPLTRTLLRDARIHWEAAEAICATAGSLPEASRAALDECAADAAPSTTLTQLRRALRRWREELHEQPLAERHARAREDRAVRVTPDIDGMATLRLHAPAPIVLGAYDRVDRTARVLRESGDERTLSQLRADVASDLLVDGDILGTTPDDHRPDPTFVPGIRAEVRLTLAASAAAGLDEAAADLDGYGPVPAEIARELIRTGASFTRVLTDPDTGAVASVGRTRRVPPAQMRLHLQLRDQTCRFAGCTGTAARREADHTIEWRNGGETSLENLVSLCTSHHHLRHGDRWTYTRDDDGTIVWTTPTGRRISVRPPPLPGRPPDPPPGPRFVDVPAPF; translated from the coding sequence ATGACGCAGAACGGATCGGACGACACGGCACCCGCCGGCGTGCGCGGGCACGGCGACCGCGCCGCGGCCTTCGCCCGCGCTGTCGCACCGCTGCGCCTCGCCGAGGCGCACGAGCTCTACGCCGGCTACCGCGAAGCCCTCGCCGACCCGGACGCGTACGCCCGCGGCTCGTCCCGCAGCGAGACCCGCGACCTCGTCGAGCGCTCGATCCGCGCCGAGCTCGCCGTCGCGGAGGGACTGCCGGAGCAGCTGATCGCCCGGCGCCTCGAGACCGCGCAACTGCTCGTCGAGCACCTCCCGCTCACCCGCACGCTGCTCCGTGACGCGCGGATCCACTGGGAGGCCGCCGAGGCGATCTGCGCGACCGCGGGCAGCCTCCCCGAAGCCTCCCGCGCCGCTCTCGATGAGTGCGCGGCCGACGCGGCGCCGTCGACGACGCTCACGCAGCTGCGCCGAGCCCTGCGTCGCTGGCGCGAGGAGCTGCACGAGCAGCCCCTCGCCGAGCGGCACGCCCGCGCCCGCGAGGACCGTGCGGTCCGGGTCACCCCGGACATCGACGGGATGGCGACGCTCCGCCTCCATGCTCCCGCGCCGATCGTGCTGGGCGCCTACGACCGCGTCGACCGGACGGCCCGCGTCCTGCGCGAGAGCGGGGACGAGCGGACCCTCAGCCAGCTGCGCGCGGACGTCGCCTCCGACCTGCTCGTCGACGGCGACATCCTCGGCACCACTCCGGACGACCACCGCCCCGACCCGACCTTCGTCCCCGGCATCCGCGCCGAAGTCCGCCTCACGCTCGCGGCGTCCGCCGCCGCCGGACTGGACGAAGCCGCGGCGGATCTCGACGGCTACGGGCCGGTTCCGGCCGAGATCGCTCGCGAGCTGATCCGCACCGGCGCCTCCTTCACCCGCGTCCTCACCGACCCGGACACCGGCGCCGTCGCCTCCGTCGGCCGCACCCGGCGTGTCCCGCCCGCGCAGATGCGCCTGCACCTCCAGCTCCGGGACCAGACCTGCCGCTTCGCCGGCTGCACTGGGACGGCCGCCCGGCGCGAGGCCGACCACACGATCGAGTGGCGCAACGGCGGCGAGACCTCGCTCGAGAACCTCGTCTCGCTGTGCACCAGCCACCACCACCTCCGGCACGGCGACCGGTGGACGTACACCAGGGACGACGACGGGACCATCGTGTGGACGACGCCGACCGGCCGGCGGATCAGCGTCCGACCGCCACCGCTGCCCGGACGGCCGCCGGACCCGCCACCGGGGCCCCGCTTCGTCGACGTGCCCGCGCCGTTCTGA